In Cynocephalus volans isolate mCynVol1 chromosome 13, mCynVol1.pri, whole genome shotgun sequence, a genomic segment contains:
- the MBD1 gene encoding methyl-CpG-binding domain protein 1 isoform X17, with translation MAEDWLDCPALGPGWKRREVFRKSGATCGRSDTYYQSPTGDKIRSKVELTRYLGPACDLTLFDFKQGILCYPAPKAHSLVVPSKKRKKPSRPAKTRKRQVGSQKGEVKKDAPGDDTKADTDTAPASFPEPRCCENCGISFSGDGTRRQRLKTLCKDCRAQRIAFNREQRMFKRVGCGECAACQVTEDCGACPTCLLQLPRDVASGLFCKCERRRCLRIVERSRGCGVCRGCQTQEDCGRCQVCLRPPRPGLRRQWRCVQRRCLRHLARRLRRRHQRCQRRPPLAVAPPAGKHGRRRGGCDSKMAAQRRPRAQPLPPLPPSQPPEPTELHPRVLAPSPPAEFIYYCVDEDELQPYTNRRQNRKCGDCAACLRRTDCGRCDFCCDKPKFGGSNQKRQKCRWRQCLQFAMKRLLPSVCSESEDGAGSPPPCPRRKRPGSARRPHLGPTLKPPLATRTTRPGCAKAPMKQEAGGGFVLPPPGTDLVFLREGASSPVQVPGPAASSKEALLQEAQCSGLSWVVALPQVKQEKADALEEWTPGTAILTSPVLLPGCPSKAVDPGLPPVKQEPPDPEEDKKENKDDAASESAPEEEAGGAGTPVITEIFSLGGTRFRDTAVWLPRSKDLKKPGARKQ, from the exons ATGGCTGAGGACTGGCTGGACTGCCCAGCCCTGGGCCCTGGCTGGAAGCGCCGAGAGGTCTTTCGCAAGTCAGGGGCCACCTGCGGGCGCTCAGACACCTATTACCAGAG CCCCACAGGAGACAAGATCCGAAGCAAAGTTGAGTTGACCCGGTACCTGGGCCCTGCGTGTGACCTCACTCTCTTTGACTTCAAACAAGGCATCTTGTGCTATCCAGCCCCAAAG GCCCATTCCTTGGTCGTCCCCAGCAAGAAGCGAAAGAAGCCTTCGAGGCCAGCCAAGACACGGAAACGTCAGGTTGGATCCCAGAAGGGTGAGGTCAAGAAGGATGCGCCGGGGGATGATACCAAAGCTGACACTGACACAGCTCCAGCTTCATTCCCTGAGCCTAG GTGCTGTGAGAACTGTGGAATCAGCTTCTCAGGCGATGGTACCCGAAGGCAGCGGCTCAAGACATTGTGCAAGGACTGCCGAG cacAGAGAATTGCCTTCAACCGGGAGCAGAGGATGTTTAAG CGTGTGGGCTGTGGAGAGTGTGCAGCCTGCCAGGTAACTGAAGACTGTGGGgcctgccccacctgcctgctGCAGCTGCCCCGTGATGTAGCCTCGGGGCTATTCTGCAAGTGTGAGCGGAGACGCTGCCTCCGGATTGTGGAAAGG AGCCGAGGGTGCGGAGTGTGCCGGGGCTGTCAGACCCAAGAGGACTGTGGCCGTTGCCAAGTCTGCCTTCGCCCTCCCCGCCCTGGTCTCAGGCGTCAGTGGAGATGTGTCCAGCGGCGCTGCCTACGG CACCTTGCTCGCCGACTTCGTCGCCGCCATCAGCGATGTCAGCGACGCCCTCCCCTGGCTGTGGCTCCCCCTGCT GGTAAACATGGTCGCCGTAGGGGAGGCTGTGACTCCAAAATGGCTGCCCAACGACGTCCCCGAGCTCAGCCACTGCCTCCGCTTCCCCCATCACAGCCCCCAGAGCCCACAGAGCTG CACCCCAGAGTCCTGGCCCCCTCGCCACCTGCTGAGTTCATCTATTACTGTGTAGACGAGGACGAGCTA CAGCCCTACACGAACCGCCGGCAGAACCGCAAGTGCGGGGACTGTGCAGCCTGCCTACGGCGGACGGACTGTGGCCGCTGCGACTTCTGCTGCGACAAGCCCAAATTCGGGGGCAGCAACCAGAAGCGCCAGAAGTGTCGTTGGCGCCAGTGCCTGCAGTTTGCCATG AAGCGGCTGCTGCCCAGTGTCTGTTCAGAGTCCGAAGATGGGGCAGGATCACCCCCACCTTGCCCTCGTCGAAAGAGGCCTGGCTCTGCTCGACGGCCCCATCTGGGCCCCACCCTGAAGCCCCCCTTGGCTACACGCACAACCCGACCAGGCTGTGCCAAGGCTCCAATGAAACAGGAAGCAGGTGGTGGCTTTGTGCTGCCCCCACCTGGCACCGACCTTGTGTTTTTACGGGAGGGCGCAAGTAGTCCTGTGCAGGTGCCAGGCCCTGCTGCATCTTCCAAAGAAGCCCTATTGCAG GAGGCCCAGTGCTCTGGCCTGAGTTGGGTTGTGGCCTTACCCCAGGTGAAGCAAGAGAAGGCGGATGCCCTGGAAGAGTGGACACCGGGCACAGCCATCCTGACTTCTCCTGTATTGCTGCCTGGCTGCCCTAGCAAG GCAGTAGACCCAGGCCTGCCACCTGTGAAGCAAGAGCCACCTGACCCTGAGGAGGATAAGAAGGAGAACAAGGATGACGCTGCCTCTGAATCGGCcccagaggaggaggcaggaggggctggCACGCCTGTG ATCACGGAGATTTTCAGCCTGGGTGGAACCCGCTTCCGGGACACAGCAGTCTGGTTGCCAAG GTCCAAGGACCTTAAAAAACCTGGAGCTAGAAAGCAGTAG
- the MBD1 gene encoding methyl-CpG-binding domain protein 1 isoform X27, with the protein MAEDWLDCPALGPGWKRREVFRKSGATCGRSDTYYQSPTGDKIRSKVELTRYLGPACDLTLFDFKQGILCYPAPKAHSLVVPSKKRKKPSRPAKTRKRQVGSQKGEVKKDAPGDDTKADTDTAPASFPEPRCCENCGISFSGDGTRRQRLKTLCKDCRAQRIAFNREQRMFKRVGCGECAACQVTEDCGACPTCLLQLPRDVASGLFCKCERRRCLRIVERSRGCGVCRGCQTQEDCGRCQVCLRPPRPGLRRQWRCVQRRCLRGKHGRRRGGCDSKMAAQRRPRAQPLPPLPPSQPPEPTELHPRVLAPSPPAEFIYYCVDEDELQPYTNRRQNRKCGDCAACLRRTDCGRCDFCCDKPKFGGSNQKRQKCRWRQCLQFAMKRLLPSVCSESEDGAGSPPPCPRRKRPGSARRPHLGPTLKPPLATRTTRPGCAKAPMKQEAGGGFVLPPPGTDLVFLREGASSPVQVPGPAASSKEALLQEAQCSGLSWVVALPQVKQEKADALEEWTPGTAILTSPVLLPGCPSKAVDPGLPPVKQEPPDPEEDKKENKDDAASESAPEEEAGGAGTPVITEIFSLGGTRFRDTAVWLPRSKDLKKPGARKQ; encoded by the exons ATGGCTGAGGACTGGCTGGACTGCCCAGCCCTGGGCCCTGGCTGGAAGCGCCGAGAGGTCTTTCGCAAGTCAGGGGCCACCTGCGGGCGCTCAGACACCTATTACCAGAG CCCCACAGGAGACAAGATCCGAAGCAAAGTTGAGTTGACCCGGTACCTGGGCCCTGCGTGTGACCTCACTCTCTTTGACTTCAAACAAGGCATCTTGTGCTATCCAGCCCCAAAG GCCCATTCCTTGGTCGTCCCCAGCAAGAAGCGAAAGAAGCCTTCGAGGCCAGCCAAGACACGGAAACGTCAGGTTGGATCCCAGAAGGGTGAGGTCAAGAAGGATGCGCCGGGGGATGATACCAAAGCTGACACTGACACAGCTCCAGCTTCATTCCCTGAGCCTAG GTGCTGTGAGAACTGTGGAATCAGCTTCTCAGGCGATGGTACCCGAAGGCAGCGGCTCAAGACATTGTGCAAGGACTGCCGAG cacAGAGAATTGCCTTCAACCGGGAGCAGAGGATGTTTAAG CGTGTGGGCTGTGGAGAGTGTGCAGCCTGCCAGGTAACTGAAGACTGTGGGgcctgccccacctgcctgctGCAGCTGCCCCGTGATGTAGCCTCGGGGCTATTCTGCAAGTGTGAGCGGAGACGCTGCCTCCGGATTGTGGAAAGG AGCCGAGGGTGCGGAGTGTGCCGGGGCTGTCAGACCCAAGAGGACTGTGGCCGTTGCCAAGTCTGCCTTCGCCCTCCCCGCCCTGGTCTCAGGCGTCAGTGGAGATGTGTCCAGCGGCGCTGCCTACGG GGTAAACATGGTCGCCGTAGGGGAGGCTGTGACTCCAAAATGGCTGCCCAACGACGTCCCCGAGCTCAGCCACTGCCTCCGCTTCCCCCATCACAGCCCCCAGAGCCCACAGAGCTG CACCCCAGAGTCCTGGCCCCCTCGCCACCTGCTGAGTTCATCTATTACTGTGTAGACGAGGACGAGCTA CAGCCCTACACGAACCGCCGGCAGAACCGCAAGTGCGGGGACTGTGCAGCCTGCCTACGGCGGACGGACTGTGGCCGCTGCGACTTCTGCTGCGACAAGCCCAAATTCGGGGGCAGCAACCAGAAGCGCCAGAAGTGTCGTTGGCGCCAGTGCCTGCAGTTTGCCATG AAGCGGCTGCTGCCCAGTGTCTGTTCAGAGTCCGAAGATGGGGCAGGATCACCCCCACCTTGCCCTCGTCGAAAGAGGCCTGGCTCTGCTCGACGGCCCCATCTGGGCCCCACCCTGAAGCCCCCCTTGGCTACACGCACAACCCGACCAGGCTGTGCCAAGGCTCCAATGAAACAGGAAGCAGGTGGTGGCTTTGTGCTGCCCCCACCTGGCACCGACCTTGTGTTTTTACGGGAGGGCGCAAGTAGTCCTGTGCAGGTGCCAGGCCCTGCTGCATCTTCCAAAGAAGCCCTATTGCAG GAGGCCCAGTGCTCTGGCCTGAGTTGGGTTGTGGCCTTACCCCAGGTGAAGCAAGAGAAGGCGGATGCCCTGGAAGAGTGGACACCGGGCACAGCCATCCTGACTTCTCCTGTATTGCTGCCTGGCTGCCCTAGCAAG GCAGTAGACCCAGGCCTGCCACCTGTGAAGCAAGAGCCACCTGACCCTGAGGAGGATAAGAAGGAGAACAAGGATGACGCTGCCTCTGAATCGGCcccagaggaggaggcaggaggggctggCACGCCTGTG ATCACGGAGATTTTCAGCCTGGGTGGAACCCGCTTCCGGGACACAGCAGTCTGGTTGCCAAG GTCCAAGGACCTTAAAAAACCTGGAGCTAGAAAGCAGTAG
- the MBD1 gene encoding methyl-CpG-binding domain protein 1 isoform X33, with product MAEDWLDCPALGPGWKRREVFRKSGATCGRSDTYYQSPTGDKIRSKVELTRYLGPACDLTLFDFKQGILCYPAPKAHSLVVPSKKRKKPSRPAKTRKRQVGSQKGEVKKDAPGDDTKADTDTAPASFPEPRCCENCGISFSGDGTRRQRLKTLCKDCRAQRIAFNREQRMFKRVGCGECAACQVTEDCGACPTCLLQLPRDVASGLFCKCERRRCLRIVERSRGCGVCRGCQTQEDCGRCQVCLRPPRPGLRRQWRCVQRRCLRGKHGRRRGGCDSKMAAQRRPRAQPLPPLPPSQPPEPTELHPRVLAPSPPAEFIYYCVDEDELQPYTNRRQNRKCGDCAACLRRTDCGRCDFCCDKPKFGGSNQKRQKCRWRQCLQFAMKRLLPSVCSESEDGAGSPPPCPRRKRPGSARRPHLGPTLKPPLATRTTRPGCAKAPMKQEAGGGFVLPPPGTDLVFLREGASSPVQVPGPAASSKEALLQVKQEKADALEEWTPGTAILTSPVLLPGCPSKAVDPGLPPVKQEPPDPEEDKKENKDDAASESAPEEEAGGAGTPVITEIFSLGGTRFRDTAVWLPRSKDLKKPGARKQ from the exons ATGGCTGAGGACTGGCTGGACTGCCCAGCCCTGGGCCCTGGCTGGAAGCGCCGAGAGGTCTTTCGCAAGTCAGGGGCCACCTGCGGGCGCTCAGACACCTATTACCAGAG CCCCACAGGAGACAAGATCCGAAGCAAAGTTGAGTTGACCCGGTACCTGGGCCCTGCGTGTGACCTCACTCTCTTTGACTTCAAACAAGGCATCTTGTGCTATCCAGCCCCAAAG GCCCATTCCTTGGTCGTCCCCAGCAAGAAGCGAAAGAAGCCTTCGAGGCCAGCCAAGACACGGAAACGTCAGGTTGGATCCCAGAAGGGTGAGGTCAAGAAGGATGCGCCGGGGGATGATACCAAAGCTGACACTGACACAGCTCCAGCTTCATTCCCTGAGCCTAG GTGCTGTGAGAACTGTGGAATCAGCTTCTCAGGCGATGGTACCCGAAGGCAGCGGCTCAAGACATTGTGCAAGGACTGCCGAG cacAGAGAATTGCCTTCAACCGGGAGCAGAGGATGTTTAAG CGTGTGGGCTGTGGAGAGTGTGCAGCCTGCCAGGTAACTGAAGACTGTGGGgcctgccccacctgcctgctGCAGCTGCCCCGTGATGTAGCCTCGGGGCTATTCTGCAAGTGTGAGCGGAGACGCTGCCTCCGGATTGTGGAAAGG AGCCGAGGGTGCGGAGTGTGCCGGGGCTGTCAGACCCAAGAGGACTGTGGCCGTTGCCAAGTCTGCCTTCGCCCTCCCCGCCCTGGTCTCAGGCGTCAGTGGAGATGTGTCCAGCGGCGCTGCCTACGG GGTAAACATGGTCGCCGTAGGGGAGGCTGTGACTCCAAAATGGCTGCCCAACGACGTCCCCGAGCTCAGCCACTGCCTCCGCTTCCCCCATCACAGCCCCCAGAGCCCACAGAGCTG CACCCCAGAGTCCTGGCCCCCTCGCCACCTGCTGAGTTCATCTATTACTGTGTAGACGAGGACGAGCTA CAGCCCTACACGAACCGCCGGCAGAACCGCAAGTGCGGGGACTGTGCAGCCTGCCTACGGCGGACGGACTGTGGCCGCTGCGACTTCTGCTGCGACAAGCCCAAATTCGGGGGCAGCAACCAGAAGCGCCAGAAGTGTCGTTGGCGCCAGTGCCTGCAGTTTGCCATG AAGCGGCTGCTGCCCAGTGTCTGTTCAGAGTCCGAAGATGGGGCAGGATCACCCCCACCTTGCCCTCGTCGAAAGAGGCCTGGCTCTGCTCGACGGCCCCATCTGGGCCCCACCCTGAAGCCCCCCTTGGCTACACGCACAACCCGACCAGGCTGTGCCAAGGCTCCAATGAAACAGGAAGCAGGTGGTGGCTTTGTGCTGCCCCCACCTGGCACCGACCTTGTGTTTTTACGGGAGGGCGCAAGTAGTCCTGTGCAGGTGCCAGGCCCTGCTGCATCTTCCAAAGAAGCCCTATTGCAG GTGAAGCAAGAGAAGGCGGATGCCCTGGAAGAGTGGACACCGGGCACAGCCATCCTGACTTCTCCTGTATTGCTGCCTGGCTGCCCTAGCAAG GCAGTAGACCCAGGCCTGCCACCTGTGAAGCAAGAGCCACCTGACCCTGAGGAGGATAAGAAGGAGAACAAGGATGACGCTGCCTCTGAATCGGCcccagaggaggaggcaggaggggctggCACGCCTGTG ATCACGGAGATTTTCAGCCTGGGTGGAACCCGCTTCCGGGACACAGCAGTCTGGTTGCCAAG GTCCAAGGACCTTAAAAAACCTGGAGCTAGAAAGCAGTAG
- the MBD1 gene encoding methyl-CpG-binding domain protein 1 isoform X22 produces MAEDWLDCPALGPGWKRREVFRKSGATCGRSDTYYQSPTGDKIRSKVELTRYLGPACDLTLFDFKQGILCYPAPKAHSLVVPSKKRKKPSRPAKTRKRQVGSQKGEVKKDAPGDDTKADTDTAPASFPEPRCCENCGISFSGDGTRRQRLKTLCKDCRAQRIAFNREQRMFKRVGCGECAACQVTEDCGACPTCLLQLPRDVASGLFCKCERRRCLRIVERSRGCGVCRGCQTQEDCGRCQVCLRPPRPGLRRQWRCVQRRCLRHLARRLRRRHQRCQRRPPLAVAPPAGKHGRRRGGCDSKMAAQRRPRAQPLPPLPPSQPPEPTELHPRVLAPSPPAEFIYYCVDEDELQPYTNRRQNRKCGDCAACLRRTDCGRCDFCCDKPKFGGSNQKRQKCRWRQCLQFAMKRLLPSVCSESEDGAGSPPPCPRRKRPGSARRPHLGPTLKPPLATRTTRPGCAKAPMKQEAGGGFVLPPPGTDLVFLREGASSPVQVPGPAASSKEALLQVKQEKADALEEWTPGTAILTSPVLLPGCPSKAVDPGLPPVKQEPPDPEEDKKENKDDAASESAPEEEAGGAGTPVITEIFSLGGTRFRDTAVWLPRSKDLKKPGARKQ; encoded by the exons ATGGCTGAGGACTGGCTGGACTGCCCAGCCCTGGGCCCTGGCTGGAAGCGCCGAGAGGTCTTTCGCAAGTCAGGGGCCACCTGCGGGCGCTCAGACACCTATTACCAGAG CCCCACAGGAGACAAGATCCGAAGCAAAGTTGAGTTGACCCGGTACCTGGGCCCTGCGTGTGACCTCACTCTCTTTGACTTCAAACAAGGCATCTTGTGCTATCCAGCCCCAAAG GCCCATTCCTTGGTCGTCCCCAGCAAGAAGCGAAAGAAGCCTTCGAGGCCAGCCAAGACACGGAAACGTCAGGTTGGATCCCAGAAGGGTGAGGTCAAGAAGGATGCGCCGGGGGATGATACCAAAGCTGACACTGACACAGCTCCAGCTTCATTCCCTGAGCCTAG GTGCTGTGAGAACTGTGGAATCAGCTTCTCAGGCGATGGTACCCGAAGGCAGCGGCTCAAGACATTGTGCAAGGACTGCCGAG cacAGAGAATTGCCTTCAACCGGGAGCAGAGGATGTTTAAG CGTGTGGGCTGTGGAGAGTGTGCAGCCTGCCAGGTAACTGAAGACTGTGGGgcctgccccacctgcctgctGCAGCTGCCCCGTGATGTAGCCTCGGGGCTATTCTGCAAGTGTGAGCGGAGACGCTGCCTCCGGATTGTGGAAAGG AGCCGAGGGTGCGGAGTGTGCCGGGGCTGTCAGACCCAAGAGGACTGTGGCCGTTGCCAAGTCTGCCTTCGCCCTCCCCGCCCTGGTCTCAGGCGTCAGTGGAGATGTGTCCAGCGGCGCTGCCTACGG CACCTTGCTCGCCGACTTCGTCGCCGCCATCAGCGATGTCAGCGACGCCCTCCCCTGGCTGTGGCTCCCCCTGCT GGTAAACATGGTCGCCGTAGGGGAGGCTGTGACTCCAAAATGGCTGCCCAACGACGTCCCCGAGCTCAGCCACTGCCTCCGCTTCCCCCATCACAGCCCCCAGAGCCCACAGAGCTG CACCCCAGAGTCCTGGCCCCCTCGCCACCTGCTGAGTTCATCTATTACTGTGTAGACGAGGACGAGCTA CAGCCCTACACGAACCGCCGGCAGAACCGCAAGTGCGGGGACTGTGCAGCCTGCCTACGGCGGACGGACTGTGGCCGCTGCGACTTCTGCTGCGACAAGCCCAAATTCGGGGGCAGCAACCAGAAGCGCCAGAAGTGTCGTTGGCGCCAGTGCCTGCAGTTTGCCATG AAGCGGCTGCTGCCCAGTGTCTGTTCAGAGTCCGAAGATGGGGCAGGATCACCCCCACCTTGCCCTCGTCGAAAGAGGCCTGGCTCTGCTCGACGGCCCCATCTGGGCCCCACCCTGAAGCCCCCCTTGGCTACACGCACAACCCGACCAGGCTGTGCCAAGGCTCCAATGAAACAGGAAGCAGGTGGTGGCTTTGTGCTGCCCCCACCTGGCACCGACCTTGTGTTTTTACGGGAGGGCGCAAGTAGTCCTGTGCAGGTGCCAGGCCCTGCTGCATCTTCCAAAGAAGCCCTATTGCAG GTGAAGCAAGAGAAGGCGGATGCCCTGGAAGAGTGGACACCGGGCACAGCCATCCTGACTTCTCCTGTATTGCTGCCTGGCTGCCCTAGCAAG GCAGTAGACCCAGGCCTGCCACCTGTGAAGCAAGAGCCACCTGACCCTGAGGAGGATAAGAAGGAGAACAAGGATGACGCTGCCTCTGAATCGGCcccagaggaggaggcaggaggggctggCACGCCTGTG ATCACGGAGATTTTCAGCCTGGGTGGAACCCGCTTCCGGGACACAGCAGTCTGGTTGCCAAG GTCCAAGGACCTTAAAAAACCTGGAGCTAGAAAGCAGTAG
- the MBD1 gene encoding methyl-CpG-binding domain protein 1 isoform X42, translating to MAEDWLDCPALGPGWKRREVFRKSGATCGRSDTYYQSPTGDKIRSKVELTRYLGPACDLTLFDFKQGILCYPAPKAHSLVVPSKKRKKPSRPAKTRKRQVGSQKGEVKKDAPGDDTKADTDTAPASFPEPRCCENCGISFSGDGTRRQRLKTLCKDCRAQRIAFNREQRMFKRVGCGECAACQVTEDCGACPTCLLQLPRDVASGLFCKCERRRCLRIVERSRGCGVCRGCQTQEDCGRCQVCLRPPRPGLRRQWRCVQRRCLRHLARRLRRRHQRCQRRPPLAVAPPAGKHGRRRGGCDSKMAAQRRPRAQPLPPLPPSQPPEPTELHPRVLAPSPPAEFIYYCVDEDELKRLLPSVCSESEDGAGSPPPCPRRKRPGSARRPHLGPTLKPPLATRTTRPGCAKAPMKQEAGGGFVLPPPGTDLVFLREGASSPVQVPGPAASSKEALLQVKQEKADALEEWTPGTAILTSPVLLPGCPSKAVDPGLPPVKQEPPDPEEDKKENKDDAASESAPEEEAGGAGTPVITEIFSLGGTRFRDTAVWLPRSKDLKKPGARKQ from the exons ATGGCTGAGGACTGGCTGGACTGCCCAGCCCTGGGCCCTGGCTGGAAGCGCCGAGAGGTCTTTCGCAAGTCAGGGGCCACCTGCGGGCGCTCAGACACCTATTACCAGAG CCCCACAGGAGACAAGATCCGAAGCAAAGTTGAGTTGACCCGGTACCTGGGCCCTGCGTGTGACCTCACTCTCTTTGACTTCAAACAAGGCATCTTGTGCTATCCAGCCCCAAAG GCCCATTCCTTGGTCGTCCCCAGCAAGAAGCGAAAGAAGCCTTCGAGGCCAGCCAAGACACGGAAACGTCAGGTTGGATCCCAGAAGGGTGAGGTCAAGAAGGATGCGCCGGGGGATGATACCAAAGCTGACACTGACACAGCTCCAGCTTCATTCCCTGAGCCTAG GTGCTGTGAGAACTGTGGAATCAGCTTCTCAGGCGATGGTACCCGAAGGCAGCGGCTCAAGACATTGTGCAAGGACTGCCGAG cacAGAGAATTGCCTTCAACCGGGAGCAGAGGATGTTTAAG CGTGTGGGCTGTGGAGAGTGTGCAGCCTGCCAGGTAACTGAAGACTGTGGGgcctgccccacctgcctgctGCAGCTGCCCCGTGATGTAGCCTCGGGGCTATTCTGCAAGTGTGAGCGGAGACGCTGCCTCCGGATTGTGGAAAGG AGCCGAGGGTGCGGAGTGTGCCGGGGCTGTCAGACCCAAGAGGACTGTGGCCGTTGCCAAGTCTGCCTTCGCCCTCCCCGCCCTGGTCTCAGGCGTCAGTGGAGATGTGTCCAGCGGCGCTGCCTACGG CACCTTGCTCGCCGACTTCGTCGCCGCCATCAGCGATGTCAGCGACGCCCTCCCCTGGCTGTGGCTCCCCCTGCT GGTAAACATGGTCGCCGTAGGGGAGGCTGTGACTCCAAAATGGCTGCCCAACGACGTCCCCGAGCTCAGCCACTGCCTCCGCTTCCCCCATCACAGCCCCCAGAGCCCACAGAGCTG CACCCCAGAGTCCTGGCCCCCTCGCCACCTGCTGAGTTCATCTATTACTGTGTAGACGAGGACGAGCTA AAGCGGCTGCTGCCCAGTGTCTGTTCAGAGTCCGAAGATGGGGCAGGATCACCCCCACCTTGCCCTCGTCGAAAGAGGCCTGGCTCTGCTCGACGGCCCCATCTGGGCCCCACCCTGAAGCCCCCCTTGGCTACACGCACAACCCGACCAGGCTGTGCCAAGGCTCCAATGAAACAGGAAGCAGGTGGTGGCTTTGTGCTGCCCCCACCTGGCACCGACCTTGTGTTTTTACGGGAGGGCGCAAGTAGTCCTGTGCAGGTGCCAGGCCCTGCTGCATCTTCCAAAGAAGCCCTATTGCAG GTGAAGCAAGAGAAGGCGGATGCCCTGGAAGAGTGGACACCGGGCACAGCCATCCTGACTTCTCCTGTATTGCTGCCTGGCTGCCCTAGCAAG GCAGTAGACCCAGGCCTGCCACCTGTGAAGCAAGAGCCACCTGACCCTGAGGAGGATAAGAAGGAGAACAAGGATGACGCTGCCTCTGAATCGGCcccagaggaggaggcaggaggggctggCACGCCTGTG ATCACGGAGATTTTCAGCCTGGGTGGAACCCGCTTCCGGGACACAGCAGTCTGGTTGCCAAG GTCCAAGGACCTTAAAAAACCTGGAGCTAGAAAGCAGTAG
- the MBD1 gene encoding methyl-CpG-binding domain protein 1 isoform X34 — protein MAEDWLDCPALGPGWKRREVFRKSGATCGRSDTYYQSPTGDKIRSKVELTRYLGPACDLTLFDFKQGILCYPAPKAHSLVVPSKKRKKPSRPAKTRKRQVGSQKGEVKKDAPGDDTKADTDTAPASFPEPRCCENCGISFSGDGTRRQRLKTLCKDCRAQRIAFNREQRMFKRVGCGECAACQVTEDCGACPTCLLQLPRDVASGLFCKCERRRCLRIVERSRGCGVCRGCQTQEDCGRCQVCLRPPRPGLRRQWRCVQRRCLRGKHGRRRGGCDSKMAAQRRPRAQPLPPLPPSQPPEPTELHPRVLAPSPPAEFIYYCVDEDELPYTNRRQNRKCGDCAACLRRTDCGRCDFCCDKPKFGGSNQKRQKCRWRQCLQFAMKRLLPSVCSESEDGAGSPPPCPRRKRPGSARRPHLGPTLKPPLATRTTRPGCAKAPMKQEAGGGFVLPPPGTDLVFLREGASSPVQVPGPAASSKEALLQVKQEKADALEEWTPGTAILTSPVLLPGCPSKAVDPGLPPVKQEPPDPEEDKKENKDDAASESAPEEEAGGAGTPVITEIFSLGGTRFRDTAVWLPRSKDLKKPGARKQ, from the exons ATGGCTGAGGACTGGCTGGACTGCCCAGCCCTGGGCCCTGGCTGGAAGCGCCGAGAGGTCTTTCGCAAGTCAGGGGCCACCTGCGGGCGCTCAGACACCTATTACCAGAG CCCCACAGGAGACAAGATCCGAAGCAAAGTTGAGTTGACCCGGTACCTGGGCCCTGCGTGTGACCTCACTCTCTTTGACTTCAAACAAGGCATCTTGTGCTATCCAGCCCCAAAG GCCCATTCCTTGGTCGTCCCCAGCAAGAAGCGAAAGAAGCCTTCGAGGCCAGCCAAGACACGGAAACGTCAGGTTGGATCCCAGAAGGGTGAGGTCAAGAAGGATGCGCCGGGGGATGATACCAAAGCTGACACTGACACAGCTCCAGCTTCATTCCCTGAGCCTAG GTGCTGTGAGAACTGTGGAATCAGCTTCTCAGGCGATGGTACCCGAAGGCAGCGGCTCAAGACATTGTGCAAGGACTGCCGAG cacAGAGAATTGCCTTCAACCGGGAGCAGAGGATGTTTAAG CGTGTGGGCTGTGGAGAGTGTGCAGCCTGCCAGGTAACTGAAGACTGTGGGgcctgccccacctgcctgctGCAGCTGCCCCGTGATGTAGCCTCGGGGCTATTCTGCAAGTGTGAGCGGAGACGCTGCCTCCGGATTGTGGAAAGG AGCCGAGGGTGCGGAGTGTGCCGGGGCTGTCAGACCCAAGAGGACTGTGGCCGTTGCCAAGTCTGCCTTCGCCCTCCCCGCCCTGGTCTCAGGCGTCAGTGGAGATGTGTCCAGCGGCGCTGCCTACGG GGTAAACATGGTCGCCGTAGGGGAGGCTGTGACTCCAAAATGGCTGCCCAACGACGTCCCCGAGCTCAGCCACTGCCTCCGCTTCCCCCATCACAGCCCCCAGAGCCCACAGAGCTG CACCCCAGAGTCCTGGCCCCCTCGCCACCTGCTGAGTTCATCTATTACTGTGTAGACGAGGACGAGCTA CCCTACACGAACCGCCGGCAGAACCGCAAGTGCGGGGACTGTGCAGCCTGCCTACGGCGGACGGACTGTGGCCGCTGCGACTTCTGCTGCGACAAGCCCAAATTCGGGGGCAGCAACCAGAAGCGCCAGAAGTGTCGTTGGCGCCAGTGCCTGCAGTTTGCCATG AAGCGGCTGCTGCCCAGTGTCTGTTCAGAGTCCGAAGATGGGGCAGGATCACCCCCACCTTGCCCTCGTCGAAAGAGGCCTGGCTCTGCTCGACGGCCCCATCTGGGCCCCACCCTGAAGCCCCCCTTGGCTACACGCACAACCCGACCAGGCTGTGCCAAGGCTCCAATGAAACAGGAAGCAGGTGGTGGCTTTGTGCTGCCCCCACCTGGCACCGACCTTGTGTTTTTACGGGAGGGCGCAAGTAGTCCTGTGCAGGTGCCAGGCCCTGCTGCATCTTCCAAAGAAGCCCTATTGCAG GTGAAGCAAGAGAAGGCGGATGCCCTGGAAGAGTGGACACCGGGCACAGCCATCCTGACTTCTCCTGTATTGCTGCCTGGCTGCCCTAGCAAG GCAGTAGACCCAGGCCTGCCACCTGTGAAGCAAGAGCCACCTGACCCTGAGGAGGATAAGAAGGAGAACAAGGATGACGCTGCCTCTGAATCGGCcccagaggaggaggcaggaggggctggCACGCCTGTG ATCACGGAGATTTTCAGCCTGGGTGGAACCCGCTTCCGGGACACAGCAGTCTGGTTGCCAAG GTCCAAGGACCTTAAAAAACCTGGAGCTAGAAAGCAGTAG